A segment of the Bacteroidales bacterium genome:
ATTTATATAGTTCGATTTGCTATTATTGAAAAGTGAATCAATATTAACCTTAAAATATGGTTTAAGCGTATTGCTTCCGTGTGTTTCATAAAGATACAATGCAATTGAACTAAGGTCAGTTTGCGTTTTAGGATCCACATTTTTTTCGAAAGCATTGATTTTGCCTTGTTGTAACAAATCGTTTTTAACTAACAAATATTCCCATCTTTTTATTTGCTGTTTTTTACAAATTCTAAACATATTCCATGGTCCACTCACTGAGAGAAAAGCTAAAATGATAAAACTAAATGGAATTACGCGTAAATCTTGAATTTTTTTAATAAACAAATAAATACTTAAAAATAACATCCATATTCCGAATAAAATTACAATAACACGATGCTCTGTTAATCCATATTCTTGAATTCTTTTGAAAATAGCTAAAAAGTACATTACTAAAAACAGTACAATAAATATAAAATTGATAAAAACATACTTAACTAAAATTTTATTTTCTTTATCAAAAAGCACAGGAAATGTTAAAACAATAATTAAAAGATGTATGATAGAATATCCCATAATTAAGCCCACCGTCCATCCAGATGGCCAAATGCCAGAAATTATAATTTTTATTGAATATACGAATAAAATAATTCCATAAATTAAGTTTAAAGGTAATAATACATACAGAGCAAAGGTTCTGACCTCTTTAGGATAAAATTGTTTATTAGCATGATAAGTAAACTTTAATTGTAATCCACCTAAAATAAGCCATGGTAGTAGTAACATATATGAAAATGCAGAGATATAAAGGTAATATTTATAGTTGATGTTAACACCGAACAAAACATCGATAGCTAAAATAGCAAAAAGTAACCCCAGATAAATAATGGTACTAAAGAAAAATGAAATTAAAATTCGTTTAATAAACTGTTTATTGTAATACCAAAAAGGCATTTGTTGATGAAAGCCAATAAAAGGTAAATAAAACATAGATGCTAAAAATGTTAAAAAAAGTATAAATGCTCGAATGTAATGTTTTTCAAATATTTGTTTGCTAGGTAAGTTAATAAAGAATAATATTAAAAATAAGAATCCAATAGCATTGATTATAATATTGAACCATCTGCGAGTTTCGACTCGCTCTAAATATAAATTAAAAGCAACAAACAATGGTATGCCAAGCACGCTGGTTAGCAACAAATGCTGCCATATACTAGCCTCATTTTCTTTGTAAATGAGAATAACAGTCGAAAAGAATGAAAGTAATATTAAAATTACAGGAATAGGAAAACGCCAAAATGTTTTAATCGTTTTACGCAATAAGTATGAAAAATCGAAAGCCTTCATAATAGAATTATTTTTTGCTAAGTTATGCGAAAATATGTTTATTTCAAAATATCTCTGATAATTTCTGAAGCAGCAAATGCCCCAAAAATAGGTGGCATATACGATATTGTTCCAACTACTGATTTTTTATTGGGAACACCTTCGATCGGTAACACAAGCGACTTGTCAACCTTTTCGGTTGAAAACACTACTTTAAAGCCAGAATATACTCCTAATCGGTGTAGTTTTTTTCTTAAAATAAAAGCTAATCGACACTCAAACGATTCGGCAATATCGGTTATACGAATTTGTTGTGGATCGAATTTACCCCCGCTTCCCATAGAACTAATTATATTTAAATTTAATTG
Coding sequences within it:
- a CDS encoding DUF4153 domain-containing protein, which codes for MKAFDFSYLLRKTIKTFWRFPIPVILILLSFFSTVILIYKENEASIWQHLLLTSVLGIPLFVAFNLYLERVETRRWFNIIINAIGFLFLILFFINLPSKQIFEKHYIRAFILFLTFLASMFYLPFIGFHQQMPFWYYNKQFIKRILISFFFSTIIYLGLLFAILAIDVLFGVNINYKYYLYISAFSYMLLLPWLILGGLQLKFTYHANKQFYPKEVRTFALYVLLPLNLIYGIILFVYSIKIIISGIWPSGWTVGLIMGYSIIHLLIIVLTFPVLFDKENKILVKYVFINFIFIVLFLVMYFLAIFKRIQEYGLTEHRVIVILFGIWMLFLSIYLFIKKIQDLRVIPFSFIILAFLSVSGPWNMFRICKKQQIKRWEYLLVKNDLLQQGKINAFEKNVDPKTQTDLSSIALYLYETHGSNTLKPYFKVNIDSLFNNSKSNYINYYDKMSELFSSVGLTFNPYYFANKYSSNYEFYTNDVNSSLKVDSSLFICFLNVYSNNEVIAYKQNFQLNDSLNLELSLQKKTGCLLIKLNNKLETILNLHAFVNELNKYTPLSKHSNSINLKSEHLRKEIFGSTYRYEFILNRMEYDIENKTNIPISFSGYLLIKDKP